The following are from one region of the Rhizobacter sp. AJA081-3 genome:
- a CDS encoding acetyl-CoA C-acetyltransferase has protein sequence MTHAMIFEAVRTPRGKGKKDGSLHEVKPVDLLAGLLVKLQKRLDFDPAQLDDVVMGVVSPIGEQGSVIAKTAALKAGWDFRVAGMQINRFCASGLEAVNIAAQKVASGWEDLVVAGGVESMSRVPIGSDGGAWAQDPATNFATGFVPQGIGADLIATLGGWSREDVDRFALTSQQRAAAAQAAGRFDRSVIAVEDEIGLPVLDRDEFIKPRTTLEGLSQLKVAFGELGAMGFDAVALARYPQVERIVHVHTAGNSSGIVDGAAAVLIGSEAKGRELGLTPRGRIVATALSGADPTIMLTGPMPASRKALAKAGLTVDDIDLFEVNEAFAAVPMRFMAEMGVPHEKVNVNGGAIALGHPLGATGAMLLGTLLDELERRNLKRGLITLCVGGGMGIATIIERV, from the coding sequence GTGACCCACGCGATGATCTTCGAGGCCGTACGCACGCCGCGCGGCAAGGGCAAGAAGGACGGCAGCCTGCACGAGGTCAAGCCGGTCGACCTGCTTGCCGGGCTGCTCGTCAAGCTGCAGAAGCGCCTGGACTTCGATCCCGCGCAGCTCGATGACGTGGTGATGGGCGTGGTCTCGCCGATCGGCGAGCAGGGCTCGGTGATCGCCAAGACGGCAGCGCTGAAGGCCGGTTGGGACTTCCGCGTTGCCGGCATGCAGATCAACCGCTTCTGCGCCTCGGGGCTGGAGGCGGTCAACATCGCCGCGCAGAAGGTCGCCAGCGGCTGGGAGGACCTGGTCGTCGCCGGCGGCGTGGAGAGCATGTCGCGCGTGCCCATCGGCAGCGACGGCGGCGCCTGGGCGCAGGATCCGGCCACCAATTTCGCCACCGGCTTCGTGCCGCAGGGCATCGGCGCCGACCTCATTGCCACGCTCGGCGGCTGGAGCCGCGAAGACGTCGATCGCTTCGCGCTGACCTCGCAGCAGCGCGCCGCGGCGGCGCAGGCGGCGGGGCGCTTCGATCGTTCGGTCATTGCCGTCGAAGACGAGATCGGCCTGCCGGTGCTCGACCGCGACGAATTCATCAAGCCGCGCACCACGCTCGAAGGCCTGTCTCAGCTCAAGGTGGCGTTCGGCGAACTCGGGGCGATGGGCTTCGATGCGGTGGCGCTGGCACGTTATCCGCAGGTCGAGCGCATCGTCCACGTGCACACGGCGGGCAACTCCTCGGGCATCGTCGACGGTGCCGCGGCGGTGCTGATCGGCAGCGAGGCCAAGGGTCGCGAGCTCGGTCTCACGCCGCGCGGGCGCATCGTCGCCACGGCGCTGTCGGGCGCCGACCCCACCATCATGCTCACGGGGCCGATGCCGGCCTCGCGCAAGGCGCTAGCCAAGGCGGGGCTGACCGTCGACGACATCGATCTCTTCGAGGTCAACGAGGCCTTCGCCGCGGTGCCGATGCGCTTCATGGCGGAGATGGGTGTGCCGCACGAGAAGGTCAACGTCAACGGCGGCGCCATCGCGCTCGGCCACCCGCTGGGTGCCACCGGCGCGATGCTGCTGGGAACGTTGCTCGACGAACTGGAGCGTCGCAATCTCAAGCGCGGGCTGATCACGCTGTGCGTGGGCGGCGGCATGGGGATCGCCACCATCATCGAGAGAGTCTGA
- a CDS encoding 3-hydroxyacyl-CoA dehydrogenase NAD-binding domain-containing protein, whose translation MNTIRYELAADGIATITHDAPGAPVNTMTEQWQADLAEAVARVEADKERIKGVLVTSAKKTFFAGAQLDNVLKLKAEDAAAGFKGIEAMKACFRRLETMGRPVVALLGGAALGGGWEVALAAHARFALDDRKIQFGTPEVSLGLIPGATGITKTVRLLGLMAAQPYLMEGKLFGPREALELGLVNGVGATMDDLRDLALAWIAENPQAVQPWDRKDYRMPGGSPSSPKIAMGLTVAPAMLAAKTHGLYPAAQAILETMVEGAMVDYDTATRIESRKLAKIMVGQNAKNMITAFFFNLNAIKSGKSRPPGFAPWKPAKVGVLGAGMMGAGIAHANAARGIPCVLKDVSIDKARAGHEAVRKVTAPLVAKGRMDEFKQAALLNLVTPTADAADLKGCELIIEAVFEQRELKAQVTREAEPMLAAGGVFASNTSTLPIGGLARASAAPQRFVGLHFFSPVHKMKLVEIIRGPATDDETVARAYDYVLALGKTPIVVNDSRGFFTSRVFGTYVMEGAAMLAEGIAAPLIEHAAVAAGMPVGPLAVIDETSLSLSVHVMEQTRADLAAARQAHQPGAGELLIERMVKEFKRPGRAGGGGFYDYPAGQPKHLWPGLKQHFERATGAVDVAELQQRLLYRQSIETARCLAENVLTSVHEANIGSIFGIGFPALDGRALQFVASEGLDSFLRNAEALATRHGERFALAPAVQETLRRALA comes from the coding sequence TTGAACACGATCCGCTACGAACTTGCCGCCGACGGCATTGCGACGATCACCCACGACGCGCCCGGCGCGCCGGTGAATACCATGACCGAGCAGTGGCAGGCCGACCTGGCCGAGGCCGTGGCGCGTGTCGAGGCCGACAAGGAACGCATCAAAGGTGTGCTCGTCACATCAGCCAAGAAGACCTTCTTCGCCGGTGCGCAGCTCGACAACGTGCTCAAGCTCAAGGCTGAGGATGCGGCTGCCGGCTTCAAGGGCATCGAGGCCATGAAGGCCTGCTTCCGCCGGCTGGAGACGATGGGCCGCCCAGTGGTGGCGCTGCTCGGCGGCGCCGCGCTCGGCGGCGGCTGGGAGGTGGCGCTGGCGGCGCACGCGCGCTTTGCGCTGGACGACCGCAAGATCCAGTTCGGCACGCCGGAGGTGTCGCTCGGCCTGATCCCCGGCGCCACCGGCATCACCAAGACCGTGCGACTGCTCGGCCTGATGGCGGCGCAGCCTTACCTGATGGAGGGCAAGCTGTTCGGCCCGCGCGAGGCGCTCGAGCTCGGTCTTGTCAACGGCGTCGGCGCGACGATGGACGACCTGCGCGATCTCGCGCTGGCCTGGATCGCCGAGAACCCGCAAGCGGTGCAGCCCTGGGACCGCAAGGACTACCGAATGCCCGGCGGCTCGCCGAGCAGCCCGAAGATCGCCATGGGGCTGACGGTGGCGCCGGCCATGCTGGCGGCGAAGACGCACGGCCTGTACCCCGCGGCGCAGGCCATCCTCGAGACCATGGTCGAGGGCGCGATGGTCGACTACGACACCGCCACGCGCATCGAGAGTCGCAAGCTCGCCAAGATCATGGTCGGCCAGAACGCCAAGAACATGATCACGGCCTTCTTCTTCAACTTGAACGCGATCAAGTCGGGCAAGTCGCGGCCGCCGGGCTTCGCGCCGTGGAAGCCCGCGAAGGTGGGCGTGCTCGGTGCCGGCATGATGGGTGCGGGCATCGCGCACGCGAATGCGGCGCGCGGCATCCCCTGTGTGCTGAAGGACGTTTCGATCGACAAGGCGCGCGCCGGCCATGAGGCCGTGCGCAAGGTCACCGCGCCGCTGGTGGCCAAGGGCCGCATGGACGAGTTCAAGCAGGCGGCGCTGCTGAACCTGGTCACGCCTACCGCCGATGCGGCCGACCTGAAGGGCTGCGAGCTGATCATCGAGGCGGTGTTCGAGCAGCGCGAGCTGAAGGCGCAGGTGACGCGCGAGGCCGAGCCGATGCTCGCTGCCGGCGGCGTGTTCGCATCCAACACCTCCACGCTGCCGATCGGCGGCCTCGCCCGGGCCAGTGCCGCGCCGCAGCGCTTCGTCGGGCTGCACTTCTTCTCGCCGGTGCACAAGATGAAGCTGGTCGAGATCATCCGCGGCCCCGCCACCGACGACGAGACCGTGGCGCGTGCCTACGACTACGTGCTGGCGCTGGGCAAGACGCCGATCGTCGTCAACGATTCGCGCGGCTTCTTCACCAGCCGGGTGTTCGGCACCTACGTGATGGAAGGCGCCGCGATGCTCGCCGAGGGCATCGCCGCGCCGCTGATCGAACATGCGGCGGTGGCTGCAGGCATGCCGGTCGGCCCGCTGGCGGTGATCGACGAGACGTCGCTCTCGCTGTCCGTCCACGTGATGGAGCAGACACGCGCCGACCTGGCTGCGGCCAGGCAGGCCCATCAGCCGGGCGCCGGCGAACTGCTCATCGAGCGCATGGTCAAGGAGTTCAAGCGTCCCGGCCGGGCTGGCGGCGGCGGCTTCTACGACTACCCGGCGGGCCAGCCCAAGCACTTGTGGCCGGGCCTGAAACAGCACTTCGAACGCGCCACAGGCGCAGTCGACGTCGCGGAACTGCAGCAGCGGCTGCTGTACCGGCAGTCCATCGAGACAGCGCGCTGCCTGGCCGAGAACGTGTTGACGAGCGTGCACGAGGCCAACATCGGCTCGATCTTCGGCATCGGCTTCCCGGCCCTGGACGGGCGGGCACTGCAGTTCGTCGCCTCGGAAGGGCTCGACAGCTTCCTGCGCAACGCCGAGGCACTGGCCACACGCCATGGCGAGCGCTTCGCCCTGGCGCCGGCCGTGCAGGAGACGTTGCGCCGGGCGCTGGCCTGA
- a CDS encoding c-type cytochrome, whose product MKLFPVLALVAAATTISAPAVADEALAKAKNCLACHATDKKVLGPSYKEVAAKYAGQKDAADKLAAKIIKGGVGVWGQIPMPANAQVNEAESKKLVAWILSLK is encoded by the coding sequence ATGAAGCTGTTCCCCGTTCTCGCCCTCGTGGCCGCTGCCACCACCATTTCTGCCCCCGCCGTGGCCGACGAAGCCCTGGCCAAGGCCAAGAACTGCCTGGCCTGCCACGCCACGGACAAGAAGGTCCTCGGCCCGTCCTACAAGGAAGTGGCTGCCAAGTACGCCGGCCAGAAGGACGCGGCCGACAAGCTGGCTGCCAAGATCATCAAGGGCGGCGTGGGCGTCTGGGGCCAGATCCCGATGCCTGCCAACGCGCAGGTCAACGAAGCCGAGTCGAAGAAGCTCGTCGCCTGGATCCTGAGCCTGAAGTGA
- a CDS encoding TIGR04438 family Trp-rich protein: MFFVIIGVLIILANLLGFGPMANWTWNISGDLWKFCVPFGLAAVWWAWADATGYNKRREMEKMDERRRNRREQNLVALGMDKTARRGKKAAKR, encoded by the coding sequence ATGTTTTTCGTGATCATCGGCGTGCTCATCATCCTGGCCAACCTGCTCGGTTTCGGCCCGATGGCCAACTGGACCTGGAACATCTCCGGCGACCTGTGGAAGTTCTGTGTCCCGTTCGGACTGGCGGCGGTGTGGTGGGCCTGGGCCGACGCCACCGGCTACAACAAGCGCCGCGAGATGGAGAAGATGGACGAGCGCCGCCGCAACCGGCGTGAGCAGAACCTCGTGGCGCTGGGCATGGACAAGACCGCCCGCCGCGGCAAGAAAGCCGCCAAGCGCTGA